From Candidatus Krumholzibacteriia bacterium, the proteins below share one genomic window:
- a CDS encoding NADH-quinone oxidoreductase subunit J, whose translation MAILFYIFAALAVLGGLLMVSLRNPLSGAFSLILSLVSLAGLFAMLNAEFVFILQVLVYAGAIMVLIIFTIMLLNLNKEELEEPPVAWMRLIFTALVCAVAA comes from the coding sequence ATGGCCATCCTGTTCTACATATTCGCCGCACTCGCGGTGCTGGGCGGACTGCTCATGGTGAGCCTGCGCAACCCGCTGTCGGGGGCGTTCTCGCTCATTCTTTCGCTGGTGTCGCTGGCGGGCCTCTTCGCCATGCTCAACGCGGAGTTCGTGTTCATCCTGCAGGTGCTGGTTTACGCCGGCGCCATCATGGTGCTGATCATTTTCACCATCATGCTCCTCAACCTGAACAAGGAGGAGCTGGAAGAGCCGCCGGTGGCGTGGATGCGTTTGATCTTCACCGCGCTGGTGTGCGCGGTGGCGGC